The following coding sequences are from one Verrucosispora sp. WMMD573 window:
- the glgC gene encoding glucose-1-phosphate adenylyltransferase: MAAKVLAIVLAGGEGKRLMPLTTDRAKPAVPFGGMYRMVDFVLSNLANAGYLKIVVLTQYKSHSLDRHITKTWRMSTLLGNYVTPVPAQQRRGPWWFAGSADAIYQSFNLIYDEQPDYVIVFGADHIYRMDPRQMVEDHIASGAGVTVAGIRQPLSTADQFGVIEVGEDGRRIRAFREKPTDAVGLPDSPDEIYASMGNYVFTTRALIDAVERDADDKTSKHDMGGSIIPMLVERGEANVYDFRDNEVPGSTDRDRGYWRDVGTLDSFYDAHMDLINVHPVFNLYNFDWPIYTEQPPFPPAKFVHQWGERVGRAVASMVSPGAVISGSLVENSIVSPKVKVHSWAHVDGCVLMEGVEIGRHAVVRRAILDKNVYVPEGAEIGVDLERDRQRYTVSDNGIVVIGKGQKVEP; encoded by the coding sequence ATGGCTGCCAAGGTGCTCGCGATCGTCCTGGCCGGCGGAGAGGGCAAGCGCCTGATGCCGCTGACCACGGACCGGGCCAAGCCGGCCGTCCCGTTCGGCGGGATGTACCGCATGGTCGACTTCGTCCTCTCCAACCTGGCCAACGCCGGCTATCTGAAGATCGTCGTGTTGACCCAGTACAAGTCCCACTCCCTCGACCGACACATCACCAAGACCTGGCGGATGTCGACGCTGCTCGGCAACTACGTCACGCCGGTGCCCGCGCAGCAGCGTCGTGGCCCCTGGTGGTTCGCCGGCTCGGCCGACGCGATCTACCAGAGCTTCAACCTGATCTACGACGAGCAGCCCGACTACGTGATCGTCTTCGGCGCCGACCACATCTACCGGATGGACCCCCGGCAGATGGTGGAGGACCACATCGCCTCCGGCGCCGGGGTGACCGTCGCCGGCATCCGGCAGCCGCTGTCGACGGCCGACCAGTTCGGTGTCATCGAGGTCGGCGAGGACGGCCGACGGATCCGGGCCTTCCGGGAGAAGCCCACCGACGCCGTCGGCCTGCCCGACTCGCCCGACGAGATCTACGCCTCGATGGGCAACTACGTTTTCACCACCCGGGCGCTCATCGACGCGGTCGAACGCGACGCCGACGACAAGACCAGCAAGCACGACATGGGCGGCAGCATCATCCCGATGCTTGTCGAGCGCGGCGAGGCAAACGTCTACGACTTCCGCGACAACGAGGTGCCCGGCAGCACCGACCGGGACCGCGGCTACTGGCGCGACGTCGGGACGCTCGACTCGTTCTACGACGCCCACATGGACCTGATCAACGTCCACCCGGTGTTCAACCTCTACAACTTCGACTGGCCGATCTACACCGAGCAGCCGCCGTTCCCGCCGGCCAAGTTCGTGCACCAGTGGGGTGAGCGGGTCGGTCGGGCGGTCGCCTCGATGGTCTCGCCCGGGGCGGTGATCTCCGGTTCCCTGGTGGAGAACTCGATCGTCTCGCCCAAGGTCAAGGTGCACTCGTGGGCCCACGTGGACGGCTGCGTACTCATGGAAGGTGTCGAGATCGGCCGGCACGCGGTGGTCCGCCGGGCCATCCTCGACAAGAACGTCTACGTTCCCGAGGGTGCCGAGATCGGCGTGGACCTGGAACGGGACCGGCAGCGCTACACGGTCTCCGACAACGGCATCGTGGTCATCGGCAAAGGACAGAAGGTAGAACCGTGA
- the pgm gene encoding phosphoglucomutase (alpha-D-glucose-1,6-bisphosphate-dependent) — protein MSSHPRAGQPAEPADLVDVPRLVTAYYAEHPDPTDPAQQVSFGTSGHRGSSLRNAFNSDHILAVTQALCDYRREQGVDGPLFLGRDTHALSTPATVDALEVLAANEVTVLLDSRDGFTPTPAVSHAILTHNRGRTAGLADGIVITPSHNPPDDGGFKYNPTHGGPADSDVTKWIQDRANAILAAGLKEVRRIPYARARAADTTDTYDFLGAYVDDLPAVLDLDAIRAAGVRIGADPLGGASVDYWGEIADRHRLDLSVVNPTVDPTWRFMTLDGDGKIRMDCSSPNAMASLIARRTDYQVATGNDADADRHGVVTPDAGLMNPNHYLAVAIAHLFRTRDQWGPDAAVGKTLVSSSMIDRVAADLGRPLLEVPVGFKWFVPGLLDGAVGFGGEESAGASFLRRDGGTWTTDKDGILLCLLAAEIIGATGRTPSEHWAELADRFGAPAYARIDAPATREQKAVLGKLSPEQVKATELAGEPITATLTTAPGNGAPIGGLKVTTESGWFAARPSGTEDVYKIYAESFQGPDHLTRVQQEAQALVTDVLGSA, from the coding sequence GTGAGTAGTCATCCCCGTGCCGGCCAGCCCGCCGAGCCCGCCGACCTGGTCGACGTACCACGGCTGGTGACCGCCTACTACGCCGAGCATCCCGATCCAACCGACCCGGCGCAGCAGGTCTCCTTCGGCACCTCCGGGCACCGCGGGTCGAGCCTGCGTAACGCCTTCAACTCCGACCACATCCTCGCCGTCACCCAGGCGCTCTGCGACTACCGACGGGAGCAGGGCGTCGACGGCCCACTCTTCCTCGGTCGGGACACCCACGCGCTGTCCACGCCGGCCACCGTCGACGCCCTGGAGGTGCTCGCCGCCAACGAGGTCACCGTGCTGCTGGACAGCCGGGACGGCTTCACTCCCACCCCGGCGGTGTCGCACGCCATCCTCACCCACAACCGGGGACGCACCGCCGGCCTCGCCGACGGCATCGTGATCACCCCGTCGCACAATCCACCCGACGACGGCGGATTCAAGTACAACCCGACCCATGGCGGCCCCGCCGACTCCGACGTCACGAAATGGATCCAGGACCGCGCGAACGCCATCCTCGCCGCCGGGCTCAAGGAGGTGCGCCGCATCCCGTACGCGCGGGCCCGCGCCGCCGACACCACCGACACGTACGACTTCCTGGGCGCGTACGTCGACGACCTGCCGGCGGTGCTCGACCTCGACGCGATCCGCGCCGCCGGGGTCCGCATCGGCGCCGACCCGCTCGGCGGTGCCAGCGTCGACTACTGGGGCGAGATCGCCGACCGGCACCGGCTCGACCTGAGCGTGGTCAACCCGACCGTCGACCCGACCTGGCGGTTCATGACCCTCGACGGCGACGGCAAGATCCGGATGGACTGCTCGTCGCCGAACGCGATGGCCTCGCTGATCGCCAGGCGTACCGACTACCAGGTGGCCACCGGAAACGACGCCGACGCCGACCGGCACGGCGTCGTCACCCCCGACGCCGGGCTGATGAACCCCAACCACTACCTCGCCGTCGCCATCGCCCACCTGTTCCGCACCCGGGACCAGTGGGGGCCCGACGCGGCGGTCGGCAAGACCCTGGTCTCCTCGTCCATGATCGACCGGGTCGCCGCCGACCTCGGCCGCCCGCTGCTGGAGGTGCCGGTCGGCTTCAAGTGGTTCGTGCCCGGCCTGCTCGACGGCGCGGTCGGCTTCGGCGGCGAGGAGAGTGCCGGCGCGTCCTTCCTGCGCCGGGACGGCGGCACCTGGACCACCGACAAGGACGGCATCCTGCTCTGCCTGCTCGCCGCCGAGATCATCGGGGCGACCGGGCGCACGCCCAGCGAGCACTGGGCCGAGCTGGCCGACCGGTTCGGCGCTCCCGCGTACGCCCGCATCGATGCACCCGCCACCCGGGAGCAGAAGGCCGTGCTCGGCAAGCTCTCTCCGGAGCAGGTCAAGGCGACCGAGCTGGCCGGCGAACCGATCACCGCGACGCTGACCACGGCCCCCGGCAACGGTGCTCCGATCGGCGGCCTCAAGGTGACCACCGAGTCGGGCTGGTTCGCCGCCCGCCCGTCCGGCACCGAGGACGTCTACAAGATCTACGCCGAGTCCTTCCAGGGCCCCGACCACCTGACCCGGGTGCAGCAGGAAGCTCAGGCCCTGGTCACCGACGTGCTCGGCAGCGCCTGA
- a CDS encoding NAD(+)/NADH kinase produces the protein MDRIRLGLVLHPTRDVSPVVDTIAAWAARHEVALTVREQDRQRVPESVRPVPEDQLAAGADMLVSIGGDGTMLGALRAAVPDPKPVLGVHLGKLGFLVEVEPPELPAALDRLLAGEYTVESHSCLACDVCGDDVVAFNDIALIRRPGQGFVSATLAVNGQQYGYYRCDALVVSTPSGSTAYSYAAGGPLISPATRAVVITPSAPMSGISRSVVLSSDERVRLELRPGSAPVAIEVDGQVIRDGSTSGAVDIGYRTDAGLVVRLDPRRYQERSQLKLSLLDLPLLPEQLRELLPENLRRQLGRREMPPPR, from the coding sequence ATGGACCGCATCCGGCTCGGGCTGGTACTGCACCCCACCCGGGACGTGTCCCCGGTGGTGGACACCATCGCCGCCTGGGCCGCGCGGCACGAGGTGGCCCTGACGGTACGCGAGCAGGACCGGCAGCGGGTGCCCGAGTCCGTCCGCCCGGTACCGGAGGACCAGCTCGCGGCCGGGGCGGACATGCTGGTCAGCATCGGCGGGGACGGCACCATGCTCGGTGCGCTGCGGGCGGCCGTGCCGGATCCGAAGCCGGTGCTCGGCGTACACCTGGGCAAGCTGGGGTTTCTGGTGGAGGTGGAGCCGCCGGAGCTGCCGGCGGCGCTGGATCGGCTGCTGGCCGGCGAGTACACCGTCGAGTCGCACAGCTGTCTGGCCTGCGACGTGTGCGGCGACGACGTGGTGGCGTTCAACGACATCGCGCTGATCCGCCGACCCGGGCAGGGTTTCGTCAGCGCGACCCTGGCGGTGAACGGGCAGCAGTACGGCTACTACCGCTGTGACGCGTTGGTGGTGAGCACCCCCAGTGGGTCGACCGCCTACAGTTACGCCGCCGGCGGGCCGCTGATCTCCCCCGCGACGCGCGCCGTGGTGATCACCCCCAGCGCGCCGATGTCCGGCATCTCGCGATCGGTGGTGCTCTCCTCCGACGAACGGGTCCGGCTGGAACTGCGTCCCGGGTCAGCGCCGGTCGCGATCGAGGTGGACGGGCAGGTCATCCGGGACGGGTCGACCTCCGGCGCGGTGGACATCGGCTACCGCACCGACGCGGGCCTGGTGGTCCGCCTCGACCCGCGCCGCTACCAGGAACGCAGCCAGCTCAAGCTGAGCCTGCTCGACCTGCCGCTGCTGCCGGAGCAGCTCCGCGAACTGCTCCCCGAGAACCTGCGCCGTCAGCTCGGCCGCCGCGAGATGCCCCCTCCGCGCTGA
- a CDS encoding M14 family metallopeptidase → MRRTRLAIAGVFTLVGALVLTAPASARPPSDPGGRDGRDGMEVYVGTVDPAQLHQLREAGVDVGHGSTPDRSGKTEIETVLSRGQADRLARKGVDLEVKKVRGKDASQVLREQTVAGWRAFRSYSEPGGIRDEITATAARYPTLTKVQSIGRSAQGKPILAIKVTRNAKKIKDGKRPAVLYGGAQHAREWITPEMTRRLMHHVLTSYGSDREITRLVDTTELWFIPVLNPDGYDHTFTPGNRLWRKNLRDNNGDGQITGADGVDLNRNFSYKWGYDNEGSSPDPASDTYRGPSPNSEPETKALDALFKRLKFEFFVNYHSAAQLLLYGVGWQVATPTPDDVIYEAMAGDDAHPAVPGYDPDISAELYTTNGDTDSHATVRYGTLGFTPEMSTCQAAAESDPDDQWLPEDCVSVFTFPDDEELIAAEVAKNLPFALSVAKSAHHPDDPVSVVGRSTPDFVVDAFDVSYGRTQQVAAITRRSLKNVKLNWSINGGRAKSTRVREWRGGERYGDTHNDYYAELRGKVTGARPGDHVRVWFTATRPGRGKISSERFTYRVHDDIGGDVLVLAVEDVTGVSPAQDTTTAKYADEIAASLKAAGRSSDVYDFDAMGRAAPHHLGVLSHYDAVVWETGDDIILREPGQVPGTVAKAAVDIELSVRDYLNEGGKLLVSGKYALYAQAANGSYGYLPDAPPECTNANDPNCLPLLNDFQQYWLGAYNYVSDGGTSPDGQPYPVRGDDGAFAGFAGALNADGSAGNQDHTASFLTTSSFLPPAQFPQFTSSAPVGWGRPGGAPFDPRTGEWYLFSGQSDESYKRLTRTVDLTGASSAELSFHTSFDIETNWDFMFVEARAVGTDNWTTLPDAGGLTTQETGDSCASGWVAQLHPFLAHYQAADCSPTGSTGQWHAATGTSNGWKEFVADLSGYAGGQVEVSISYASDWATQGLGLFVDDTRVVVDGATVAETSFETDLGGWTVAGPPEGSAPAAANDWSRSQQAFEEGAAVVTKDTVYLGFGLEGLAPAARDELVARSLTQLTGRPRR, encoded by the coding sequence ATGAGGCGCACACGGCTGGCGATCGCCGGCGTGTTCACTCTGGTCGGTGCGCTGGTGCTGACCGCACCGGCGAGCGCACGGCCACCGTCCGATCCGGGCGGCCGCGACGGCCGAGACGGCATGGAGGTGTATGTCGGCACGGTCGATCCCGCGCAGCTGCACCAGTTGCGGGAGGCAGGTGTCGACGTCGGGCACGGCTCGACGCCCGATCGGTCCGGCAAGACGGAGATCGAGACGGTACTCAGCCGGGGCCAGGCCGATCGGCTGGCCCGCAAGGGCGTCGATCTCGAGGTCAAGAAGGTACGCGGCAAGGACGCCTCGCAGGTGCTGCGGGAGCAGACCGTGGCGGGTTGGCGGGCCTTCCGGTCGTACAGCGAGCCCGGCGGTATCCGTGACGAGATCACCGCGACTGCGGCCCGTTACCCGACGCTGACGAAGGTGCAGAGCATCGGCCGTTCGGCCCAGGGTAAACCGATCCTCGCGATCAAGGTGACCAGGAACGCGAAGAAGATCAAGGACGGCAAGCGGCCGGCGGTGCTCTACGGCGGCGCCCAGCACGCCCGGGAGTGGATCACGCCGGAGATGACCCGCCGGTTGATGCACCACGTGCTGACCAGCTACGGCTCCGATCGAGAGATCACCCGGCTGGTGGACACCACCGAGCTGTGGTTCATCCCGGTGCTCAACCCGGACGGCTACGACCACACCTTCACGCCCGGTAACCGGCTGTGGCGCAAGAACCTGCGTGACAACAACGGTGACGGCCAGATCACCGGGGCCGACGGCGTCGACCTGAACCGTAACTTCAGCTACAAGTGGGGCTACGACAACGAGGGGTCCTCGCCGGATCCGGCCAGCGACACCTACCGGGGCCCGAGCCCCAACTCGGAGCCGGAGACGAAGGCGCTGGACGCGTTGTTCAAGCGGCTCAAGTTCGAGTTCTTCGTCAACTACCACTCCGCCGCGCAGTTGCTGCTCTACGGCGTCGGCTGGCAGGTGGCCACACCAACCCCGGACGACGTGATCTACGAGGCGATGGCCGGGGACGACGCCCACCCCGCGGTGCCCGGCTACGACCCGGACATCTCCGCCGAGCTGTACACCACAAACGGCGACACGGACAGCCACGCCACGGTGCGCTACGGCACGCTGGGCTTCACCCCGGAGATGTCCACCTGCCAGGCGGCAGCCGAGTCGGATCCGGACGACCAGTGGCTGCCGGAGGATTGCGTAAGTGTCTTCACCTTCCCGGACGACGAGGAGCTGATCGCCGCCGAGGTGGCCAAGAACCTTCCGTTCGCGCTGTCGGTGGCGAAGTCGGCGCACCATCCGGACGATCCGGTCTCGGTGGTCGGCCGCAGCACCCCGGACTTCGTGGTGGACGCCTTCGACGTGTCGTACGGCCGGACCCAGCAGGTCGCCGCGATCACCCGGCGGTCGCTGAAGAACGTCAAGCTGAACTGGTCGATCAACGGGGGCCGGGCGAAGTCCACCCGGGTCCGCGAGTGGCGGGGCGGTGAACGCTACGGCGACACCCACAACGACTACTACGCCGAACTGCGCGGCAAGGTCACCGGGGCCCGACCCGGCGACCACGTGCGGGTCTGGTTCACCGCGACCAGACCGGGTCGGGGCAAGATCAGCAGCGAACGCTTCACCTACCGGGTGCACGACGACATCGGTGGGGACGTGCTGGTGCTGGCCGTGGAGGACGTCACCGGCGTGAGCCCTGCCCAGGACACCACCACCGCGAAGTACGCCGACGAGATCGCCGCCTCGCTGAAGGCGGCCGGGCGCAGCAGCGACGTGTACGACTTCGACGCGATGGGGCGTGCCGCTCCGCACCATCTGGGGGTGCTGTCGCACTACGACGCGGTGGTCTGGGAAACCGGCGACGACATCATCCTGCGGGAGCCGGGTCAGGTGCCGGGCACGGTGGCGAAGGCGGCGGTGGACATCGAGCTGTCCGTCCGGGACTACCTCAACGAGGGCGGCAAGCTGCTGGTCAGTGGCAAGTACGCGCTGTACGCCCAGGCGGCCAACGGTTCGTACGGCTACCTGCCGGACGCCCCGCCGGAGTGCACGAACGCGAACGATCCGAACTGCCTGCCGCTGCTTAACGACTTCCAGCAGTACTGGCTGGGGGCCTACAACTACGTCAGCGACGGCGGCACCTCGCCCGACGGGCAGCCGTACCCGGTCCGGGGCGACGATGGAGCGTTCGCCGGATTCGCCGGGGCGCTCAACGCCGACGGCTCGGCGGGCAACCAGGACCACACCGCGTCGTTCCTGACCACGTCGAGCTTCCTGCCGCCGGCCCAGTTCCCGCAGTTCACCAGCTCCGCACCGGTGGGTTGGGGGCGTCCGGGCGGGGCGCCGTTCGACCCGCGTACGGGTGAGTGGTACCTGTTCAGCGGGCAGTCCGACGAGTCGTACAAGCGGCTCACCCGGACGGTGGACCTGACCGGGGCGAGCAGCGCCGAACTGAGCTTCCATACCTCGTTCGACATCGAGACCAACTGGGACTTCATGTTCGTCGAGGCGCGTGCGGTCGGCACCGACAACTGGACCACCCTGCCGGACGCCGGTGGCCTGACCACCCAGGAGACCGGGGACAGCTGCGCCTCCGGCTGGGTGGCTCAACTGCACCCGTTCCTCGCCCATTACCAGGCCGCGGACTGTTCGCCGACCGGCAGCACCGGCCAGTGGCACGCAGCGACCGGCACCTCCAACGGCTGGAAGGAGTTCGTGGCCGACCTGTCCGGGTACGCGGGCGGGCAGGTGGAGGTCTCCATCAGCTACGCCAGCGACTGGGCCACCCAGGGTCTCGGCCTGTTCGTCGACGACACCCGGGTCGTGGTGGATGGGGCCACCGTCGCCGAGACGTCGTTCGAGACGGACCTCGGTGGCTGGACGGTGGCCGGTCCGCCGGAGGGGTCCGCCCCGGCGGCTGCCAACGACTGGTCGCGCAGCCAGCAGGCGTTCGAGGAGGGCGCGGCGGTGGTCACCAAGGACACCGTCTACCTGGGCTTCGGGCTGGAGGGATTGGCACCGGCGGCCCGTGACGAGTTGGTCGCCCGCTCGCTGACCCAGCTGACGGGCCGACCGCGCCGGTAG
- a CDS encoding glycosyltransferase → MTHGLHRNGGVGTVVNWLYEGLTATGRYTVDVHDLATSARDTSSRRILAPRSWSRASLLTRSGATPHERYWGANAVELEFMRYRPRSELAAALSEYDCIQVVCGTPAWAAPVLGAGPPVVVQMATLARWERGSHPRAQGWGSAAWRAGMTRLTSRIERSVLRSADAILVENQAIFDWLKTHDQSHVVLAPPGIDTYRFTPPSGGWRADGYLLSVCRLGDPRKGLDRMVHAYAEALRTRPGLPQLIMAGKGRPEPSVTALIGRLGLDGRVVIRPDVPAEQLVELYQGASVFLQTSYEEGLGLSAVEAMACGLPVVLTATHGARECVADGRTGWLVPLEPAGEVGRSVAARLLDVLDGCGESMAVAARIRCEQLFSRQVALRRFTDTYDRLMSRAGDR, encoded by the coding sequence GTGACGCACGGTCTCCACCGCAACGGTGGAGTGGGAACGGTGGTCAACTGGCTGTACGAAGGGCTCACCGCGACCGGACGCTACACGGTGGACGTCCACGACCTGGCGACGTCCGCACGCGACACGTCGAGCCGACGGATCCTCGCTCCGAGGTCGTGGTCGCGCGCGAGCCTGCTCACCCGCTCCGGTGCCACCCCTCACGAACGGTACTGGGGCGCGAACGCCGTCGAGCTGGAGTTCATGCGTTACCGGCCGCGGAGCGAGTTGGCCGCAGCCCTGTCGGAATACGACTGCATCCAGGTCGTCTGCGGAACGCCCGCCTGGGCGGCGCCGGTGCTCGGTGCCGGCCCACCTGTGGTGGTGCAGATGGCGACGCTCGCTCGATGGGAACGGGGATCCCATCCACGCGCGCAGGGGTGGGGGTCTGCTGCCTGGCGGGCCGGGATGACGCGGCTCACCTCGCGGATCGAGCGATCCGTGCTGCGCTCGGCGGACGCGATCCTGGTGGAGAACCAGGCCATCTTCGACTGGCTCAAGACGCACGACCAGTCGCACGTCGTACTCGCGCCGCCCGGCATCGACACCTACCGCTTCACCCCGCCGTCCGGCGGCTGGCGTGCCGATGGCTACCTGCTTTCGGTCTGCCGCCTGGGAGACCCCCGGAAGGGGCTGGACCGGATGGTCCACGCCTACGCCGAGGCCCTGCGGACTCGCCCGGGCCTGCCGCAGCTCATCATGGCCGGCAAGGGCCGGCCGGAGCCGTCCGTGACTGCTCTGATCGGGCGACTCGGGCTTGACGGGCGGGTGGTGATACGTCCCGACGTGCCGGCCGAGCAACTGGTGGAGCTGTATCAAGGCGCCTCCGTCTTTCTACAGACCTCGTACGAGGAAGGGCTGGGCCTTTCCGCCGTGGAGGCGATGGCATGCGGACTTCCGGTCGTGCTCACCGCCACCCACGGCGCGCGGGAGTGCGTGGCCGACGGGCGAACCGGCTGGCTGGTCCCGTTGGAACCGGCGGGCGAGGTCGGCCGGTCGGTCGCGGCGCGTCTCCTCGACGTCCTCGACGGCTGCGGTGAGAGCATGGCGGTGGCGGCCAGGATTCGTTGTGAGCAACTCTTCTCGCGGCAGGTGGCGCTGCGGCGCTTCACCGACACATACGACCGGCTGATGTCCCGGGCGGGTGATCGGTGA
- a CDS encoding polysaccharide pyruvyl transferase family protein yields MRSTVGLVCLGEAGNFGDDLILIAGVSAIASAQDDVKVRYLSFGKPVDWSTISTRLRIPLDPTPIRPGRDLPGSRRNEMSFQGCGAVLFGGGGLLQTSHHPHTPYQWLSFLPRHLPAAPVLAAGLGLGPLSADWRRRLRERGLPFDECYLRDADSVAFAEQQLGWRVKRCRDFVDPAFLAHLGVRARSGRPGRPRSLGVALRRWPGLGVTDTARHIGRVAEAHGVDTVCLFVLEAGAGGPDVTFTEEVCRQLGPRDATVLPYVGVDLLDFADAMAECSVAISMKLHSSALWAAMDVPIYPISYAPKTASFFGQPFDGLKIYDQILEPAVDEDWVPRAAEVVSGWLRRALSGQVPVTRAVLTDGDKLRLQTSRTVVNVYRKLGRSLSAR; encoded by the coding sequence TTGCGCTCGACCGTCGGACTGGTCTGTCTAGGTGAGGCAGGCAATTTCGGAGACGACCTGATCCTCATCGCTGGGGTGAGCGCGATAGCGTCCGCCCAGGATGACGTGAAGGTTCGGTATTTGAGCTTCGGCAAGCCCGTCGACTGGTCCACGATCTCGACTCGTCTGCGGATCCCGCTGGATCCCACCCCAATCCGGCCGGGACGCGACCTGCCGGGGTCGCGCCGAAACGAGATGAGCTTCCAGGGTTGTGGAGCCGTTCTCTTCGGCGGTGGCGGCTTGTTGCAGACCAGTCACCATCCACACACCCCGTACCAGTGGTTGAGCTTCCTGCCACGACATCTGCCAGCCGCACCGGTGCTTGCTGCCGGACTGGGGCTGGGACCGTTGAGTGCGGACTGGCGACGCCGCCTACGCGAACGCGGCCTCCCGTTCGACGAGTGCTATCTGCGGGACGCCGACTCGGTGGCGTTTGCCGAACAGCAACTGGGTTGGCGCGTCAAGCGGTGTCGCGATTTTGTCGATCCAGCCTTCCTGGCTCATCTCGGCGTACGCGCCAGATCGGGGCGACCGGGCCGGCCGAGGTCGCTGGGCGTGGCGTTGCGCCGCTGGCCCGGACTCGGGGTTACCGATACCGCTCGCCACATCGGCCGGGTTGCGGAGGCCCACGGTGTCGACACCGTGTGCCTCTTCGTGCTGGAAGCCGGTGCCGGCGGACCTGACGTCACCTTCACCGAAGAGGTGTGCCGCCAGCTCGGGCCCAGGGACGCCACGGTGCTGCCGTACGTCGGTGTGGATCTACTCGATTTCGCGGACGCGATGGCTGAGTGCTCCGTTGCGATCTCGATGAAGCTGCATTCGAGCGCCCTCTGGGCGGCCATGGACGTGCCGATCTATCCAATCTCCTATGCGCCGAAGACTGCGTCCTTCTTCGGGCAGCCATTCGACGGGCTGAAAATCTACGACCAGATCCTTGAGCCGGCGGTCGACGAGGATTGGGTTCCTCGGGCAGCCGAGGTGGTGTCCGGGTGGCTGCGGCGGGCCCTCTCCGGACAGGTACCGGTGACCCGGGCGGTACTGACTGACGGAGACAAGCTGCGACTCCAGACCTCGCGCACCGTCGTGAACGTCTACCGCAAGCTTGGTCGCTCGCTGAGCGCCAGGTGA
- a CDS encoding glycosyltransferase translates to MNDTHRRHLPDIAAQDRLAPQNEPEISRSSSSTLPFRVLLVCEYFEPGFRAGGPIRSIANMIDSSSDAVDVLVVTRDRDLGSAEPYPGLSGRIVRRRNAQVCYVDSRRLRHWWLLVKTLTRRRFDLLYVNSFWAPSSLLSVLGVRTGLIRARRILVAPRGELAASALDCKSTKKSLFLPLWRPFLRRRDVLWHATCEAEAEAVRRIFREAHVHVSRTKVALPPEPLPPTLNDGPLRLVFISRIHPIKGLDIALAALEQVTGRIVLDIYGPIEDRAYWAVCQDLIRRLPRSVTVSYRGVLAPDQVRTALAGYDAFVFPTKGENFGHIIAESLSASCPVICADRTPWTPVIQAGGGELLNDLDVQTLARHLDVLATATPEQWLHKRRAAGDAYRGWRAGDTGANLLDQIRLAGGG, encoded by the coding sequence GTGAACGACACTCATCGTCGCCACCTTCCCGATATCGCGGCGCAAGACAGGCTGGCGCCGCAGAACGAACCGGAGATTTCCAGGTCATCAAGCTCGACGCTGCCCTTCCGGGTGCTTCTTGTCTGCGAGTACTTCGAACCAGGATTCCGGGCCGGTGGGCCGATACGGTCGATCGCGAACATGATCGACTCCTCCTCCGACGCCGTCGACGTACTCGTGGTGACCCGTGACCGCGACCTCGGCTCGGCCGAACCGTATCCGGGACTTTCGGGTCGCATCGTCCGCCGTCGCAACGCTCAGGTCTGCTACGTCGACTCGCGTCGTCTCCGGCACTGGTGGTTGCTTGTCAAGACACTGACCCGCCGCAGGTTCGACCTCCTTTACGTGAACAGTTTCTGGGCGCCCTCGTCGCTTCTCTCGGTCCTTGGCGTACGTACGGGGTTGATCCGGGCTCGAAGAATCCTCGTCGCACCGCGCGGCGAACTGGCCGCGAGCGCGCTGGACTGCAAGTCGACCAAGAAGAGCCTCTTTCTGCCGTTGTGGCGTCCCTTCCTTCGCCGACGTGACGTGCTGTGGCACGCGACGTGCGAGGCCGAGGCCGAAGCCGTCCGACGGATTTTTAGGGAGGCGCACGTCCACGTCAGCCGAACCAAGGTCGCCCTGCCCCCGGAGCCGCTGCCGCCGACGCTGAATGATGGCCCGCTGAGGCTGGTCTTCATCAGCCGAATCCACCCGATCAAGGGTCTCGACATCGCGCTGGCCGCTCTGGAGCAGGTGACGGGCCGAATCGTCCTCGACATCTACGGGCCGATTGAGGACCGCGCCTACTGGGCGGTCTGTCAGGACCTGATCCGGCGGCTGCCGCGCTCAGTCACCGTCAGCTACCGGGGGGTGCTTGCCCCTGACCAGGTCCGCACCGCTCTCGCCGGCTACGACGCATTCGTCTTCCCCACCAAGGGCGAAAACTTCGGCCACATCATCGCGGAAAGCCTCTCGGCTTCCTGCCCAGTCATCTGTGCGGATCGGACACCGTGGACCCCGGTGATTCAGGCCGGCGGCGGCGAACTCCTGAACGATCTCGATGTACAAACTCTCGCCCGTCACCTTGACGTGCTCGCCACCGCCACTCCTGAGCAGTGGCTGCACAAACGTCGGGCCGCCGGAGATGCCTACCGCGGCTGGCGGGCGGGAGACACCGGAGCGAACCTGCTGGACCAGATCAGGCTGGCCGGCGGCGGCTGA